The following proteins come from a genomic window of Nicotiana tomentosiformis chromosome 12, ASM39032v3, whole genome shotgun sequence:
- the LOC104119184 gene encoding protein DETOXIFICATION 49-like: protein MLTPLVSEIPRLENQNEQSKTEQHTLFLAISETKSMANIALPMIFIGLLLYSRSMISMLFLGRLGELSLAGGSLAIGFANITGYSILSGLAMGMEPICGQAFGAKRFKILGLSLQRTILLLLLVSIPISFLWCNMKQILVFCGQDHDIATQAQSYIIYSIPDLFALSFLHPLRIYLRSQSIIMPLTYCAALAILVHIPINYFLVIVLNLGIKGVALSGVWTNFNLVGSLIAYIIVSGVHKKTWSAISKECFKGWKTLLNLSIPSCISVCLEWWWYEIMILLCGLLLNPKANVASMGILIQTTSLIYIFPSSLSVGVSTRVGNELGANRPNQAKLAAIIGLCYSFIFGLLALSFAILVRNIWASMYTQDQEIIALTSIILPIIGLCELGNCPQTTGCGVLRGTARPKLGANINLGCFYLVGMPVAIYLGFFRGYDFKGLWIGLLAAQASCAVTMLLIILARTNWEDQAKRAKELTANIQGDFGEENEEEEKFIIDEETAECSFDSLEYYQKLDGSLNV from the coding sequence ATGCTGACTCCATTGGTTTCTGAAATTCCAAGATTAGAAAACCAAAATGAACAGAGCAAAACAGAGCAACATACTCTGTTTTTGGCCATTTCTGAAACAAAATCCATGGCCAATATTGCACTTCCCATGATTTTCATAGGCTTACTTCTCTACTCTCGTTCAATGATCTCAATGCTATTTCTTGGTCGTTTAGGGGAACTTTCTTTAGCTGGTGGCTCGCTTGCGATTGGTTTTGCAAATATAACCGGTTATTCAATCCTTTCTGGTTTAGCCATGGGAATGGAACCAATTTGTGGACAAGCATTTGGTGCTAAAAGGTTCAAGATTCTTGGCCTTAGTTTACAAAGgacaattcttcttcttcttttggtaTCAATTcccatttcattcttgtggtgtAATATGAAACAAATATTGGTATTTTGTGGCCAAGATCATGATATAGCCACACAAGCACAAAGTTACATTATTTACTCGATTCCTGATCTTTTTGCTCTCTCGTTTTTACATCCGTTGAGGATTTATCTTCGTTCTCAATCGATAATAATGCCTCTAACGTATTGTGCTGCCCTCGCGATTCTTGTTCATATTCCAATCAACTATTTTCTTGTTATAGTCCTTAATCTTGGTATTAAGGGTGTTGCTTTAAGTGGGGTTTGGACAAATTTCAATCTTGTGGGGTCATTAATTGCGTACATTATAGTGTCAGGGGTACATAAGAAAACATGGAGCGCCATTTCTAAAGAGTGTTTTAAAGGGTGGAAAACACTTTTAAATTTATCCATTCCAAGTTGTATTAGTGTTTGTTTAGAATGGTGGTGGTATGAAATTATGATTTTGTTGTGTGGATTATTGTTAAATCCTAAGGCAAATGTTGCATCAATGGGAATTTTGATTCAAACAACATCTTTGATATACATTTTCCCTTCTTCTTTGAGTGTTGGTGTATCAACAAGAGTTGGAAATGAACTTGGAGCTAATAGGCCTAATCAAGCAAAATTAGCTGCAATTATTGGACTATGCTATAGTTTCATTTTTGGACTATTGGCATTGTCATTTGCTATACTAGTGAGGAATATTTGGGCAAGTATGTACACTCAAGATCAAGAAATTATCGCGTTAACGTCGATAATTTTGCCTATAATTGGATTATGTGAGCTTGGAAATTGTCCACAAACAACAGGTTGTGGTGTATTAAGAGGAACAGCTAGACCTAAATTGGGTGCTAATATTAATCTTGGTTGTTTTTATCTTGTTGGAATGCCAGTGGCTATTTATTTAGGATTTTTTCGGGGTTACGATTTTAAGGGACTTTGGATTGGATTATTAGCTGCTCAAGCTTCTTGTGCAGTGACAatgttgttgattattttggcaAGAACAAATTGGGAAGATCAAGCTAAAAGAGCAAAAGAGTTAACTGCAAATATACAAGGAGATTTTGGTGAAGAAAATGAAGAGGAAGAGAAGTTTATTATTGATGAAGAAACTGCAGAATGTTCTTTTGATTCATTAGAGTATTATCAGAAGCTTGATGGAAGTTTAAATGTTTGA